The Natrinema caseinilyticum genomic sequence CGCTCGATTCGAATCGGGAAACCAATAGTCCCTGGGCCCCGACTCTCGCGTATGGACACGGCAGTTCGATCCGAGAGGAACGCCGACCGGTTCGACCGCGAACGGGTCGTCACGGCGGTTGTCGACGTCGGGTTGGTGGTCGCCCTGGTCCTGCTCGGGAACATCGAGCACGGCGGTAATCCGATCGCCGAGCCGCTCGAATCGCTCGGCACTGTGACACCGTTCGTGATCGGATGGGTTTCGGTGGCGCTCCTCGCGGGGATTTACACGCGCGACCGCCCCCTGGACCCGGACGGAGTTCGACTGGCGGCCGTCACCTGGATCGCAGCGGCGAACGTGGGACTCATGCTTCGGGCTTCCTCGCTGTTCGACGGGGGAACGACCTGGCCATTCCCGCTCGTGATAACGGGAATCGGACTGATCGCCCTGCTGGGCTGGCGACTCGGCTACCGTCTCTACCGTCGTAGGCTGGCGTGAGGTTTCGTTCTGGCCCGTCGCTTTATCCGCGCTCGTTTTGCAACGAAGTCAGACAACGATTTCGGGAGCCGTCTCGGCGTCGTTCCTTTCGAAGCCGTACGTGGCCGATCGTGCATCCCGTGGTGGGAGAACGAGGTCGGCGATTGTTAATTAGCGCATTCTGAGGCCGGAAATAATGGCGTCATAAGTTATGGGAATTCATAGCCTTGGCCACTAGTTAGAAACGCATCTACCACGAGCCGATTATGGGGAACACTTATATGCCTGTTCCTCATAGTATAGAATAGATTATGACTGGATATTACGACCTAGTTCTCGGCCTCATCCCAGTCGCACTGCTCGGTGTTACTGCAGCCCTGACGTTCGTGGGACTATCGATAACCGCCGCGGTGCCGCTCGGTTCGTTCGTCGCGATGGGAATCATCGGTCACGCGATGTTCGTCAACACCCCCGCAAACGGTTCCGACGAGGCCCAGTCTACGCGTCCCCCGCTCAACGCGGACTGAATTTTCCAGTCACTCTTCTCGACACTCCGTTCCGTTCGATTTTGCGTTTCCTCTCCATTTCCCGCCGACGGCCGTTTCCCACGGCGTGTTTCTCCCTCTCGCGGATGGTGCGGCCCCCGAAATTCCGATCGACTCTCACCGCGAGGAAACCGTTCCCCAGAGACCGGCCTGATCGGTGGCGAGAACTTCCCCGCGGTATCGGTCCGGCACCTGCCGAAGTGTGACTGCGGTGGTTCGAGTGGAACGGGCCCCGCTCTGCTCGTCACACCCCGGTTCTCGCCGCGCCACATTTCGAAGCCAGCAGCGTCACGTCACGCCTCCGAGTCACCGGCGGAGCGACCGAGCGACGCAGCTGAGTGCGTCGTGGAGGTTTGATCGAAAACGCGATTTCCGCTCGTCCGCTGCGGGACCGTCTCGGGTCTCGAACCCGGACACGACGGTACCCACCGGGCCGAGGGTACTCGACGACGCGGGCTCGAGCCCGTTACTCGCCCGCCGGTCGAATCTTGAACCCGTACCGCGTGACGCCTTCCTGCGTGTAGATGCGGCGGATCGTCGTCTCGACCCGGTCGCCGACCGAAAAGGCAGCGGGAGCAGCGTCGGTGCCCATCGCCGGTGCGCTGACGGTTCCGTCGCCGTCCTCCGTCTCGAGTGCGACGATCGTGGCCGCGAAGTCACCGGAGCGAGCTTGCTGTTCCGCGAACTCCGGCGGCGCACCGCCCTGCGAGATCGTCGTGACGGCCTCGATCGTGCCTTCGGCCGCGAGTTCGACGGGTTCGTAGTCGGCGAGCGCGCCGCAGTCGTCACACGCGCCTTCCGGCGGGAACGACAGCGCTCCGCACTCCGTACAGCGTCCGGCCTCGAGCCGGTATCGCTGCGGGATCGAGCGCCGCCAGGAGGGGACGCTCACGTACGCGCCGCCGCCCGACGGGGGTCCGGTGGTCACGACGCCACGCTGGCGCAGATACTCGGCATACGAGAGGGGCTCGTCGCCCTCGAGTGCCGTCGCAGCCGGTACGTTCCCGTCGGCTGTGACGACGAAGGCATCGGCACTCGCTCCGCTCCCGTGGGAAACCGCGAGGACTGAGCCGTAGCCGTCGGAAAGCGCCACGGCGAGTGACATCGGGACGCTCGCGGCGCCGAGGTCGCCCAGTTCGTGGACCGTTGCGGCGGCCTGAATTTCGTCGGTGCCGACGCCGGCCGCGCCAGCCGCCCGGTAGGGAAGTTTCCCGTCGGGCGCCTGGATCGCGGCGGCTTCGGGATCGGGCTCGACCTCCAGCCCGTCGACTGCGCCGCCGATCGTCTCGGTGAAGGCCTGTCGGTCGTACTGAGTGACCCCCAGCGTCCGGGTTTCGTCTTCCCCGGTCGTTCGGAATCGAGTTCCCGGATACGGCGCGGAATACTCCGCGCGGTCGACGATTTCCGCCGGACCGTCGCGCTCCAAGACGAACGCCGCTGCGCCGGCACTGGCGGCGTGATCGATGCCGTCGTCCGGGTCGCCCTTCGGTGCGTCGGCTGCGACGACGAGGGCGGTGGTCGAATCGGCAGCGAGCGCGTCTTGCCCGGCCCAGAGCGCGCGCGTTCCGGCCCGGGTGCTTCCGGTGAACACCTGTCCGGCACTCGACTCCGTGAGGGCGAGCATCGCACCGAGGCGCGCGGTGAGGTCGTCTTCGGCTTCCGGTGGCCGCGACGATGCGAATCCGAGCCAGTCGACCGACGACGGATCGGTCTCGGCGGCCTCGAGCGCTCGGGTCGCTGCCTCGTAGGCCATCGTCAGGGCGTCTTCGTCGGCGGACGCGACGGCTTTCTCGCTCACGCCGGCCGCGTTGAACTGCCCCCAGGCCTCCTGGAACGCCTCGGCGCTGATGCGGAATCGCGGCGCGTACGTTCCGACGCCGGTGATCGCGCTCATGCGTTCACCTCCGTTTCCTTCTCGAAGACGTGGACGACTGCCGCACCGCCGCTGCCGCCGACGTTGTGGGTCAGTCCCCGCGTCGGATTCTCGACCTGTCGCTCGCCGGCGTTCCCGGAGAGCTGTTTGTACGCCTCGACGACCTGTCCGGCACCCGTCGCGCCGATCGGATGACCTTTCGACTTGAGCCCGCCGGAGGTGTTGACCGGGAGGTCGCCGCCGAGTTCGGTCTTCCCCGACTCGATGAGCGTGCCGGCCTCCCCTTTCTCGCAGAACCCGAGGTCCTCGTAGGCCAGCAGTTCCGCGATGGCGAAACAGTCGTGAACTTCTGCGAAGTCGAGGTCGTCGGGTGAGACGTCGGCCATCTCGTAGGCCGATTCGGCGGCCCGCTGGCTCGCGGGCACCTCGGCGTACGAGTCGCGCTGGAACAATCCGACGGTGTCGCTGCCGGCACCGACGCCGGCCACCCGAATCGGATCGTCGGTGTACTCGTCGACGACGTCCTCGCTGACGATCAGCGCGCAGGCCGCGCCGTCGGAGGTCGGACAGCAGTGATAGAGATTGAGCGGGTCCGCGACGACGGGTGCCGACTGTGCGTCCTCGAGCGAACACTCGAAACCGAGCTGTGCGTGGGGGTTTTTGGACCCGTTCGAGTGGTTCTTGACGGCGACTTGCGAGAGGTGTTCGCGCGTGGTCCCGTACTGTTCCATGTGAACGCTGGCCATCTGGGCGTACACGCCGGAGAACGTGGTGCCGGAGAGTCGTTCCCACTCGGTCTCACCGGAGACGCCGAGCCAGTACTTCGTCGCGTCGGAACTCATGTCCGACATGATCTCGAACCCGCCCGCGAGTGCGACGTCGGCCATCCCCGATTTGACGGCCTGGACCGCCTGTCGAACCGCGAACCCGCTGGCCGCGCAGGCGTTTTCGACACGCGTCGTTGGAACGCCGTCGAGCCCGACGTGTTCGGTCACCGCCGGGCCGGAGAGACCGAGCTGGCGACCACCGACGCCGAGGTTGCCCACGAAGGCCTCGTCCACGTCTGCTGCCTCGAGTCCCTTCGGTACGCTGCCTGTTGCCGCTTCGAACGCCGTCCGGAACAGCGACCGGTAGCTTTCCGACGGGAAAGCCCCGTAGTCGGACTGCCCCGCACCGACGAGATATGCGTCGCGCATACTCGCCGTTCGTGTATCCAGGTGAAATAAGTGTACGGTCTCATCACACATCACGTCTCAGACCGCTGAAATCACCGGTAAGCGTCCTGTTCTAATACGAATAGGTGGCGAACAAATTCAAGCTCGTTCGTATAACAGCGAATCTCTCTCCGCGGTCGAACTCCGTTCATTGCGTCTGAGACGCGACGCGGGATTCAAGCGTCTCGTCACCGTATGTCGGATATGTCACGCGCGGACGAGCTCGTTTCCGCCCTCGAGGCGACCGACTCGCTCGTGATCGTCTGTCACGACAATCCGGACCCGGACTGTCTCGCCAGCGCGCTCGCACTCGAGTCGATCGCGTTCGAACAGGATGTCGACCAGGTGACGATCGCCTACGGCGGCGAGATCTCGCATCAGCAAAACCGCGCGTTCGTCAACATGCTCGATATCAGCCTCCGGATGCTATCGCGTACCGATATCGACGACTACGATACGATCAGTTTCGTCGATCACACCAGGCCGGGAGTGAACACGGAGGTTCCGGCGAACGTCACCCCCGACATCGTCGTCGACCACCACCCTGGCGAATCGAGCCGGGCCGGGTTCGAAGACGTCCGCACCGACTACGGTGCGACGGCGACTATCTTCGTCGAGTACCTGTGCGACCTCGGGATCGACCTCACGGAGCGACTCGCCTCGGCGCTGCTCTTCGCGCTCCATCGAGAGCGACTCGATTTCGTCCGCGAACCGACGCGACGCGAGTACGAGGCGGCACTGGCGGTCTACTCGGACGCCAACCTCGAGATGCTGGAGCAACTGTACGGAAGCGCGTTCACACCGGGGACGCTCGACGCGATCGGCCGTGCCATCGTCAGTCGGGAACGCCGCGGATCGGCGATGATCGCGAGCGTCGGCAAAACGACCGAGACGGATGCGCTCCCACAGGCGGCGGACTACTTGCTCAATCTCGAGGGTGTGGATACGGTGTTGGCCTACGGGATCATCGGCGACGCGATTCGCTTGAGCGGTCGCTCGATCGATCCGCGGGTCAATATGGGCCAGACACTGCGAACCGCGTTCGACGAACTGGGTTCGGTCGGCGGCCACCACGACATGGCTGGCGGCCGAATCGAACTCGGACTCTTCGCCGACGACGAGGGTGACGCGGCCGAACTGCTCGAGTTCGTCGGCAGTCGACTCACGCGGCGATTCTTCGATGCACTGAACCTCGATCAATGAGGTCGCTCAATCCGCGCAGGTCACTCTTCAGGAGCGCGTGTCCGACCGTCGGCCACTCGGTCGGCCAAGCGGGACCGACGCTCGGCGACGTCCTCAGTCGATATCGATCGAGTGCGCCTCGTCCGTCGGTTCTCGCTTGGGCAGTCGGATCGTCAGAATGCCGTTGTTGACGCTGGCCCGGACCGTGTCGGCGTCGACCGATTCGGGGAGGCGAATCTGACGGCTGAACGATTCCAGTTCTCGTTCGCGTCGGATGTAATTCTCTTCGTCGCCGCCGATATCCTCCGCGCGTTCGCGGTTGCCGGAGAGAGCGAGCGTCTCCCCGGAGAGGCGCAACTCGAGGTCGTCGCTTTCGTACCCCGGAACGTCGGCGGTGACGACGAACTCGTCCCCCTCGTCTGCGAGGTCGATACTCGTCGCCGCGGCGCCCACCG encodes the following:
- a CDS encoding DUF3054 domain-containing protein, with translation MDTAVRSERNADRFDRERVVTAVVDVGLVVALVLLGNIEHGGNPIAEPLESLGTVTPFVIGWVSVALLAGIYTRDRPLDPDGVRLAAVTWIAAANVGLMLRASSLFDGGTTWPFPLVITGIGLIALLGWRLGYRLYRRRLA
- a CDS encoding zinc ribbon domain-containing protein, encoding MSAITGVGTYAPRFRISAEAFQEAWGQFNAAGVSEKAVASADEDALTMAYEAATRALEAAETDPSSVDWLGFASSRPPEAEDDLTARLGAMLALTESSAGQVFTGSTRAGTRALWAGQDALAADSTTALVVAADAPKGDPDDGIDHAASAGAAAFVLERDGPAEIVDRAEYSAPYPGTRFRTTGEDETRTLGVTQYDRQAFTETIGGAVDGLEVEPDPEAAAIQAPDGKLPYRAAGAAGVGTDEIQAAATVHELGDLGAASVPMSLAVALSDGYGSVLAVSHGSGASADAFVVTADGNVPAATALEGDEPLSYAEYLRQRGVVTTGPPSGGGAYVSVPSWRRSIPQRYRLEAGRCTECGALSFPPEGACDDCGALADYEPVELAAEGTIEAVTTISQGGAPPEFAEQQARSGDFAATIVALETEDGDGTVSAPAMGTDAAPAAFSVGDRVETTIRRIYTQEGVTRYGFKIRPAGE
- a CDS encoding thiolase domain-containing protein, which codes for MRDAYLVGAGQSDYGAFPSESYRSLFRTAFEAATGSVPKGLEAADVDEAFVGNLGVGGRQLGLSGPAVTEHVGLDGVPTTRVENACAASGFAVRQAVQAVKSGMADVALAGGFEIMSDMSSDATKYWLGVSGETEWERLSGTTFSGVYAQMASVHMEQYGTTREHLSQVAVKNHSNGSKNPHAQLGFECSLEDAQSAPVVADPLNLYHCCPTSDGAACALIVSEDVVDEYTDDPIRVAGVGAGSDTVGLFQRDSYAEVPASQRAAESAYEMADVSPDDLDFAEVHDCFAIAELLAYEDLGFCEKGEAGTLIESGKTELGGDLPVNTSGGLKSKGHPIGATGAGQVVEAYKQLSGNAGERQVENPTRGLTHNVGGSGGAAVVHVFEKETEVNA
- a CDS encoding DHH family phosphoesterase; translated protein: MSRADELVSALEATDSLVIVCHDNPDPDCLASALALESIAFEQDVDQVTIAYGGEISHQQNRAFVNMLDISLRMLSRTDIDDYDTISFVDHTRPGVNTEVPANVTPDIVVDHHPGESSRAGFEDVRTDYGATATIFVEYLCDLGIDLTERLASALLFALHRERLDFVREPTRREYEAALAVYSDANLEMLEQLYGSAFTPGTLDAIGRAIVSRERRGSAMIASVGKTTETDALPQAADYLLNLEGVDTVLAYGIIGDAIRLSGRSIDPRVNMGQTLRTAFDELGSVGGHHDMAGGRIELGLFADDEGDAAELLEFVGSRLTRRFFDALNLDQ
- a CDS encoding Hsp20/alpha crystallin family protein; protein product: MSDRPRPFDGLEALLNRLNRQLETAARSWETQLDNRSQLDLSVGAAATSIDLADEGDEFVVTADVPGYESDDLELRLSGETLALSGNRERAEDIGGDEENYIRRERELESFSRQIRLPESVDADTVRASVNNGILTIRLPKREPTDEAHSIDID